The genomic window TTGTGCGCCAGTTAGAGAAATTGCTGGTTGTCCTAATTCTTGTAATGCCATTGCCAGCAGGGCAATCGTTACCTGTTCTCCGGTCGAAAGTAACATATCCATTTCTCGACGGCTGGGAGTAGTAGAAATTTCCTGAGCTAATTTTACCAATCCATCAGTGGTTTTTCCCATTGCTGAAACTACTACAACTAGAGAGTTTCCCGCCTGGCAACAGGCGATCGCTCTTTTTGCCACTGCCATAATGCGTTCTACTGAACCTACTGATGTCCCACCGTACTTTTGAACTACTAGCGCCATAACCTTTACTCAAACTTGCTCAATTACAACGTTAAACCAAGCAGGGATTAAGTGTTTACTTAAATACTATTTAGTTTAATTAAAAGCGATCTATTTCTCTACGGGGCGCGTATAACGATGTTTAACGCTTACAGGGAAATATTCTAAATCTCTGGTTGGTTTTAAGGTAATTTGCGGTTTTTGGTAGGTTTGGGGAACGTAGTTAGCAAATTTGCTATTGAGGCATCATAGTAACTGAGAAGTAAACTGGATAGTAACTTTAATCGCAGCAAAAATAGAAGTTTTTTGCTAATTTGAGCTTTATCAAGTTTTCAGCCACAACCTAAGCTCTTTTAACGGCTATTTACGCCGCCAAAATCTAGATATCTGTCTTTTTGGCGATTATTAATGGTATTTAGCCATGCTAATTTTGAAGAAAAGTGTGTGAGAGAAAAATTATGACTGCGATCGCCAAACTAAAATTAAGCTTAAATTTATTAGTAGTAGCACCTTTAGCGGCAAGCCTGGCTATGATTGGCAGCTTGTCTACAGTCCACGCTCAAACTCAAGGCGATCGTAATCTAGAAACACGTTCCCAACTCCCAGCAGAAATAGCTCAGTTTTCTGTTAATAGCCAGCCAATTCCTGCGGAGTTTTTTTTAGAAGCTGCCCAACATGAAGCAACTGCTCACGAATTTGCGGAGGTGAGCGCAGCAATAAATAATCCGCAATCAAGCTTGAAAACCATTGCCGCTAATCCAGAAAATTTGGATAGTACCCAATTACAACCAACAAAATCAATTAATGCGCCGTTTCCCGGTACAACCGCTACCGATGCTACGGTTTTAAGCACCCCTATTAACCAATCCCCCATTCAACCTGATGCGGCAGAAGTAGCTCAACTCCCCCTCATTCCAGGTAGAAGCACTCGCGGTGGATCTAGTTATGTGGGAGTAGCAGGAAATATTGGTTTGAGTGGTGATACAGCCCTAGGGGATGGAAATTTTGCGATTATTAGCAAGATCGGCTTGACTCGCTCTTTAGCAGTGCGACCGGGTGTAATTTTAGGTAATGATGCTACAATCCTCCTGCCCTTAACTTACGAGTTTTCTATCCGTCAGGCAGAAGCTTTAGAAGAAGTTTTGCCAATAGCTCCCTACATCGGTGCTGGTATAACTATCTATACGGGTGATGACGATGATGATAGTAACGACGATGACGGAGGAGTGGGTTTATTGTTAACGGGCGGTGTCGATATTCCTTTAAGTCGTCAGTTTACAGCCAATGCTGGACTTAATGTGGGAATTGGTGACGAAACTGATATCGGACTATCGGTGGGAGTTGGTTATAACTTTAGCGGCTTGGGACTTTAAATAAAATATTAATTGCTGACTAATATTTAGAGATATCAGCCTGGGATTTAAACCCCAGGCTAACTAAAAAGATCGTCAAGTATTTTTAGTAGCGATCGCAGCAGCTATATTAATTACTGCGGGTTAACTTGACTTGTGACTTCTAACTTGCCGTCATCATTTACCGTCCAGACATCGTAAACGCCCAACACATCCCCATTTTCATCAATATCTACATTGCCACTAGCGCCTTGATAATTAATATCTTGACCGGATTTTAATAACTTTAACCCTTCACAAACATCCGATACTTCTGTCCCTGGGGCATTCGCAACTTCACGAATTTTGCTTTGCACACCCACCCCTGTATTTGCTTTTGCGGCTTCGGCAGCTAAAGTCAATAGCGCCGCAGCATCCCAAGTATGAGGTACGTATTCCCCTGGAGGTTGATTTTTCTTAGCTTGCCAAAGGGTGGTCAGTGTTTGTAAAGCTTTGCCATCCGCACCGGGTACAGTCCCAATTGCGCCGCTAACAATAAATTTGCCATCGCTAGATTTACCAACTTTTGCTGGAAACCCTACAGACTTTACGCCGTCAGTGAGCATAACTTGGATTCCTTGGCTAACTCCTTGCTGATAAGCTGATTTAAGCAGCAAACTTCCAGTTTCTTCATACAATACTGCCACTACTGCATCAGGTTTATTGGCAAAAGCTGCCGCCGATTCGGTATCAAAAGTAGTGGCTTTAGGATCGTAACGAGTAGGACTTGCTTCATTAACAATAGTTCCACCCAATTTTTTAAAGGCACTGACAAAGGCTCTTTCAAACCCAACGCCATAGTCATTGTTAATAACTACCGTCGAAACCCGTTTAAACCCTTTTTCCTTTGCCAATTGAGCTAAAGCTAAAGCTTGGTAGGTATCTGGGGGTGCAGTCCGCGCCCAATATCCTTTAAATTCACCTTTTTTAGCTCGTTCGGTAAATACTGGGCTAGTGCTACCAGGAGAGACTAAGACAACTTGATTGCGCGCTGCTACGCCAATTGCTGCGCCAGAAACACTACTAGCATAAGAACCTACGACCCCCGCCACTCGATCGACTTCTGCTAGTTTAGTCATTGCCGTAGTCCCAGCTACGGGGTCAGTTTGATCGTCTTGGGAAATTAAGGTAACATTTTGCCCGTTGACACCCCCACAAGCGTTAACTTGCTCTACCAATAAGGGAACTGCTGCCGCCATTTGCTGCCCAATAGTAGCTAAGTCACCTGTAAGGGGCAACAATGTCCCAATTTTTAACCCTTCATTATTGGCGGCGGTAGGGCTAGTATTAGTTTCTGCGTTAGGAGTAGTCGGCTGACAACCAACAGCTAATAATCCACTAGCTACAGCTAATGCGATCGCAAATTTATTATTCATAGAAACCTTCAACTCCTCTATTGCTATAAACTCTATTCATTACACAATTTGTAAATGAACTTGATTTTAGAACAAAGCAGCCAAAAACTGTTAGAAAAACGGAGAAGGAGGGATTCGAACCCTCGGTACGGAGTTACCTGCCGTACAACAGATTAGCAATCTGTCGCTTTCGACCACTCAGCCACCTCTCCACTGATGAGGCAATAATCAGCTTAACAGACCTAATGACAATATGCAAGCTTATTGATAAAAGTATCTAGCCTATAGGATGTTTTTATTCCTTCAAATTACTTGACTTCGCAGCCAAGCCACAGGTAAATAACGCATCTTTTTCAATCCTGGTACGTAAGCCCGTTTTTTAAACACATCGTAATCATTGCGTTCAATCTCTAACAAAATCTGACTGTAAAGCATTAAAGAGGCAAGTACAGGCCAGCGCGCATCGGGGGCGAGATAGCCAACCCCCTTTTCGGCTTGGCGGTAATATTCTTGGGTACGGCGAATTTGGAAGCGCATTAGTTCGCGCCACCGTTCATCAATTACACCCTTAAATAAATCTTGTTCTGTATAGTCAAAGCGTGCTAATTCTGCCAAAGGCAAATAAATTCGCCCCCGTCTAGCATCTTCGCCGACATCGCGCAAAATATTAGTTAGTTGATTGGCAATCCCCAATGTCACCGCTTCCGGGGTGGGATCGTAGGGCGCTGCCTGGCTCCAAGCCGCCGTATTGCACCGATTATCTATCCCCATTACCGTTGTAGACATTAAACCCACTGTTCCCGCAACCCGGTAACAGTACAAGTTTAATTCTTCAAAAGTTTCGTAACGACTGCGATACAGATCCATTTGCTGTCCGGCAATCATGTCCCGAAACGGCTGAATATCTAGCCCAAAGCGTTGAATAGTATCTACTAACGCCACATCCGGGTCTTCAATCGGTTGGAGGGCAAACAGCGATTCTAACTGTTTTTCCCATAGTTCTAGGGTTTCCGGGGTGGTAAATTCTGCTGCCGGGCCGTCAACTAATTCATCTGTCCGGCGACACCAGACATATATTGCCCAAATAGCTCGGCGCTTGGACTCGTTCATGAGCAGCGTACCGAGGTAAAAAGTTTTGGAATACTTCGCCGTAATTTGGCGGCAAAGTTCGTAGGCATCCTCTACAGAGACTAATTTTCTCATGCACGGGGATTCAGGCAGTTGCAGCATTCGTTGCAGTCTGGAGTGGCGTTTGTAAGGGATCGGACAATGTTGTTTCAATTTTGGTGCTGGCGATCGCCTGCGCTGTTAGCTTACCAGAAAATACGGCTCCTTCCATACTTGCTAGGTAGCGTTGCATGGTGTAATCCCCCGTTAAAAAGAAATTTTTAATCGGGCTTGTTTGATCGGGGCGATACTCTTGGCGACCGGGAGTAGCTTTGTAAACCGATCGTGGGGTTTTGACTACGTGATATTTTAGTAATTTGGCTTGGTCTTCGCCGCTAAAATGATCGGGAAATAATTTTGCAAGTTCGCACTTTGTAGCGGCAATAATTTCCTCGTCAGACTTACTAATCCAATCCTTTGCTGGCGCAAGCACTAATTCCAACATCGATCTATTCGGGTTAGCGTATTCGCGGCAAGTATTGCTCATATCGGCGTAGACATTTAGTAAAGGCGATCGTGAAAATAATAAATGATCGATATCTGTTAGCTTGCGGTCAAACCACATATGGACGTTTATTACTGGTACGCCTTCTAATCCGTCTAATTTTTGAAAATACTCCATTGCTCGCCAAGGCTCTGGAAGTAGTAGTTTTAGAGGATCTACAGGGATGGCTGAAACGT from Synechocystis sp. PCC 7509 includes these protein-coding regions:
- the crtB gene encoding 15-cis-phytoene synthase CrtB, whose amino-acid sequence is MLQLPESPCMRKLVSVEDAYELCRQITAKYSKTFYLGTLLMNESKRRAIWAIYVWCRRTDELVDGPAAEFTTPETLELWEKQLESLFALQPIEDPDVALVDTIQRFGLDIQPFRDMIAGQQMDLYRSRYETFEELNLYCYRVAGTVGLMSTTVMGIDNRCNTAAWSQAAPYDPTPEAVTLGIANQLTNILRDVGEDARRGRIYLPLAELARFDYTEQDLFKGVIDERWRELMRFQIRRTQEYYRQAEKGVGYLAPDARWPVLASLMLYSQILLEIERNDYDVFKKRAYVPGLKKMRYLPVAWLRSQVI
- a CDS encoding ABC transporter substrate-binding protein, whose translation is MNNKFAIALAVASGLLAVGCQPTTPNAETNTSPTAANNEGLKIGTLLPLTGDLATIGQQMAAAVPLLVEQVNACGGVNGQNVTLISQDDQTDPVAGTTAMTKLAEVDRVAGVVGSYASSVSGAAIGVAARNQVVLVSPGSTSPVFTERAKKGEFKGYWARTAPPDTYQALALAQLAKEKGFKRVSTVVINNDYGVGFERAFVSAFKKLGGTIVNEASPTRYDPKATTFDTESAAAFANKPDAVVAVLYEETGSLLLKSAYQQGVSQGIQVMLTDGVKSVGFPAKVGKSSDGKFIVSGAIGTVPGADGKALQTLTTLWQAKKNQPPGEYVPHTWDAAALLTLAAEAAKANTGVGVQSKIREVANAPGTEVSDVCEGLKLLKSGQDINYQGASGNVDIDENGDVLGVYDVWTVNDDGKLEVTSQVNPQ